AGGCTTAAAATTTAGGCCTCCTGAAACGGTATGGGTAGGGAGATATAAAGCACGTTGGTCCCGGGCACTTTCCGTCGCATCCATGAAAGTATAGGCGACTTGAAGATCCCATTTAAGGGAAATTTTATAGGTGAGACTTGTCTCAAGTCCCTGAGAACGACGTCGACCTTTATTGATTTTTTGAAAAGTTTGATTGGGTAATTGACGCGTGGAAATTAAATCTGTGCTGATGAGGTGAAAATAGGTGAGGGAGCCAATAATGGTTTCATCAAGGAAACTTTGTCTCGCGCCAAATTCAAAACTGCGCGTATTTTCTGGCCTGAGGGTCGGATTACCAATTTTGTTGGGGTGCGATTGATAAAGATCCATAATCAAGGGAAAGCGATATCCCAAGCCATAGCTTGTAAAAATTGTGGTGCTATCACATAAATCATAATCCAAGCCGATCCAAGGAGTCATTTTGGTTGCAAATTCTCGGTGCTTGATAAAACGACTACCGATTATCAGTTTGAGACGTTCTGAAAGATGCCTATTATATTGACTTACGAGCGTTGTGAGGTGATCAGTTTTTGTGCCGACATTCTGCAGATTAGCGATTTCCCGTAAATGCTCGACACCGAGCGTTAAGGTATGAAACTTACTTATATCCCAGTCAAAATAATATTTAATCTGTTGATTTTCTCCGTGGGTGAGATAAGGACTGGCATCAAACATTGTTGTGCGTCTTGTGCCATTATTGGCTAGGAGTAAACGATGACGACTTTTTTTATCGTTTGTCTCAAAGCGATTTTCTACTTTGAAAAAATATCTGTCTGTTTCTGAAAAATTATCCGAGACTGTATAAAATGGTTGTGCACGACGATTGAGGAGAACGCGCGATTCGCCTGCTCTCACCGTCACATCTGTCTCAAAATGAGAAGCGGGTTTAAAAACTGTTCTTAAGGTGCCATTCCCATTTTGAAAATGATCGGCAACTCTATTGCCATGGAGACGATTCTTTTGTACGCCTGTTCCAGTCCTTAAAAAAGATCCTCCCAAATAATAATCAAGGCTCGTTTGTGCCCCTTCAATGTTCAATCCTGCTTTTTGTGTGCGATATTGGCCGCCTTCAAGATCATAGCTCAGTTTTGGTTTATCTTTCCCACGTCTTGTTTCAAAAAGGATAATACCCCCTGCTGCTTGATGATCATAAAAAAGGGCTCGAGGTCCAGGAAGAACAGTCATCTTCTGTAAATCTTGTGGGGTAAGATCAGTAATATTAAAGGCACCATCAACACCTGGGTCGTTTTCTCGAACGTTATCGATTAAGACGATGGTATTATAGGTGTTTGATCCTCGAATCTCTGTACGTGGAAGCCCGCGATTAAAAGCGCTCGGAACAACACTGAGGCTCGGGCTCATTTGAAGGGCTTCAACGGCAAAAGTATATTGTTTTTCTCTAAAAGCTTCATTTGTGGCCTTAACCATAATGGGAGATCTATCTTCTTGGGTATCGCTTGAGAGTGGTTCTGCTTTTACAATCGTTTCCTTTAACACTGTTTCTGCAGCATAGGATGTACTTAGATTCATACTGGCTAAAAAGCTCAGTCCAATAAATTGACGACACGAAGGTCTCACGGATTACTCCCAAATGGTCATTGATAAACAACGCCACCAAAGAGCAAGTGATGCTTCCGTTATTTTCAAACGCCCCGTTAAAAATAATGGTGGCTGCAAAGGCAGGTTTCCTGGCTTTCACCCATTCTCTTCAGACCTTCCCAACAGATGTCAGTGGTATGTTTTGAAGAGTTTATAGTGCTTACAGTTGCGGGGGCAGCTGCGGTTTTGACCGCATTCCCTATTATCTCTCTTCTTTAAGAGAGCACCCTTACAAAAACGAATTCTATCCAATTATTTTAAGAGCGCAAGCTCTTCGATCAAATTTTTGTTAACCGGCTGCAGCACAGGTGTGTGTAGATTCTCGTGACTCGGCCTCAATATCATTGGCATCGAGAAAACAAACCACAGACCAACGAGCATAAGGCTTACCGATGATCTGATCGTTTAATTGAATAACATCATGCCAAGCTGGCTTATAATCCGTGCTATTGATTAACTTTGAAAAATTCTTACTTAAGAAAAAGAGAGCCTCATTGGGGTGATGTTCAACAAGCGTTAAACTGTCTTCATCGAGACCAATTCTCAAACCTCTTTCGCTTTCAGCCAGCGCCAAAGTAAAAGAACCAGCATCATAATGTGCTTTGGCGAGTCTTTTTTGCGCGCTTTCCCAATTATAACAAATAAAGCGCAAAATAACGTGCGGCAGTTTGGCTCCAAAAATGCGCTCATAAAGGCCCGGAGAGTCAGCATCAAAAGGTTTTAAAATATTTTGAGCAGTTTCTTGCGCAGCTTTCCAAATAGGGGACGCTTTTTCAATAAAGTTATTCACTCCTGGATGGGCGCGCAAAAAATCTGCATACTGTTCCCTGATGGAATCGTGATAGTGGAAATAGTCTTTGCTATCGTTATAGATGTCGTCTTCGGGATCTCGATGGATAAACCCAACATCACCGCGGCGATGAATATCGCTTATCTTATAATGAATGTGATGTTTAATGTCGTCGGGTTGTTTTAAAAATTCCATGAAGGCTTCAACAGCACCTTGAATCTGTTCATGGCTCATCGCAAAAGGAACCTTGCAATAGTATTGTTTTTTTAAATCTTGTTTCAGGTCAGAAAAAGTCTTCTGTAGCATGGTTTTGGTCCTTAAAAATCATTGCTGGCTTATGCTATAACATCCTGCCGTCACAATAAAAACCAAAAAGTGTGGCACTGATGACATAATACGGCATAGATGTGCTGTAATTTTAAAGAGCTCTTTTAAAATTCAAATCCTTATGTAATAATCACAATCGATAAAATAAAAAACAACAGGGAAAACAATATGTTAAGGAAAGCATTTCTACTTGCCTCTACTGTAGCACTTCTCTCACAACCAGCCAAAGCAGCTTACTTTAAATCCGGATTTATTGCCGGTGGCCATTTGGGGTTTAGCAGTATGAGCGGTAAATTCTCAACACTCTTTGATGATCGTCTTGGTGCACCAGGACCTTATTCTGCAGGGGGATCCGCCTCGAAGACCAATTTTATGGGGGGAATTATTGGGGGGTATCGTCATATTTTTGCTAATGGCGTAAGCTTTGGCGGCGACGTTGTATTGAATTTTAATCGAAGTAAAGAAGCAACCAAAATATTTACGCAAGCGAATGCTCCTTTTTTGAATAAATTCAGACGCAAAAATGTAAGCGTAATTCCTGGCATTAGCGTTGGTAAAGTGTTGGGAAACCGTTTTCATGGAACTCTTGGCCTTGGTCTTGGTATTTCTCAATTTGAACTACAAGTTATTAACGTGCTCGGGAATGGATCTTTTAAGAAGACTGAGACAAAAGTTGGATTTGTGCCTTCCTTAGGTCTAGAGTTTGCCGCCACTGAACGTGTTTCTTTAGTTGCAAACGTTGCTGGAGAATTTTATTCAAAAGTTTCTAAGACATCTTTTGGGAATGAAATTGCACCCCTGTTCAATAACAATGCTGTGTTTTATTCCAGTTCTTACCGCCCTAATTTCTTTACGGCGCGCCTGGGCTTTATCGTAAAAATATAAAAATAAATGAGGGAGACTTTTAAATGAAAAAAATGACTTATAGAACGCAACACTTATTGTTAGGGATAACCACATCGGTTTTAATAACAAGCGCAGGCTGGGCGACACCTCAAAAAAGTTTAGAAGCGCACGGTATTCATACAGATTATGAGACAGCCGTTGTTATGTCTCAAAATCCTCAACTGATCACTAAATTTAAAAGTAGAAAAAGAATAGAATCACCCAAAGAATACGTTGTTCGTAAAAAACCGAAGTTAGGATTTAGTTTTGAGAGTAGTGAGATTTTCGTCAGTCAAGAGACAACAAAAAACAATCCTGAAGGAGCAGAAGATAAAAAAAATGAAGGTGTTTTTAAAAAGCCTGTAAATCATCCAAATCTTCCAAAGAAAGTAGACGTACCACAGCCTGCAGTTGTTGTGGTGCCACAACCAAATCCAGTTACGATTGAAGAGAAACAAGACAACGTTATTTTGCAACCACAACCCGATCCAGTTACTAAAGAGCAGAAGAAACAGGATGATATAATTCCCCCTCTTCA
The sequence above is drawn from the Candidatus Nucleicultrix amoebiphila FS5 genome and encodes:
- a CDS encoding TonB-dependent receptor plug domain-containing protein, translating into MRPSCRQFIGLSFLASMNLSTSYAAETVLKETIVKAEPLSSDTQEDRSPIMVKATNEAFREKQYTFAVEALQMSPSLSVVPSAFNRGLPRTEIRGSNTYNTIVLIDNVRENDPGVDGAFNITDLTPQDLQKMTVLPGPRALFYDHQAAGGIILFETRRGKDKPKLSYDLEGGQYRTQKAGLNIEGAQTSLDYYLGGSFLRTGTGVQKNRLHGNRVADHFQNGNGTLRTVFKPASHFETDVTVRAGESRVLLNRRAQPFYTVSDNFSETDRYFFKVENRFETNDKKSRHRLLLANNGTRRTTMFDASPYLTHGENQQIKYYFDWDISKFHTLTLGVEHLREIANLQNVGTKTDHLTTLVSQYNRHLSERLKLIIGSRFIKHREFATKMTPWIGLDYDLCDSTTIFTSYGLGYRFPLIMDLYQSHPNKIGNPTLRPENTRSFEFGARQSFLDETIIGSLTYFHLISTDLISTRQLPNQTFQKINKGRRRSQGLETSLTYKISLKWDLQVAYTFMDATESARDQRALYLPTHTVSGGLNFKPQENLKTFLSAYYKSSQGDLNFAVFPAQPVSLPPSLTIRAGANYIIDDSFEIYGRVENVLNDKSESFYGYGSRDIGAFAGMRITWQ
- a CDS encoding outer membrane beta-barrel protein, encoding MLRKAFLLASTVALLSQPAKAAYFKSGFIAGGHLGFSSMSGKFSTLFDDRLGAPGPYSAGGSASKTNFMGGIIGGYRHIFANGVSFGGDVVLNFNRSKEATKIFTQANAPFLNKFRRKNVSVIPGISVGKVLGNRFHGTLGLGLGISQFELQVINVLGNGSFKKTETKVGFVPSLGLEFAATERVSLVANVAGEFYSKVSKTSFGNEIAPLFNNNAVFYSSSYRPNFFTARLGFIVKI